ATAATGTGCCAAGTTTTAAGAGTTGTTGCATACCAAACATCCTTTTCTGATTGGAAAGCTCAACAGGATTGAGCTATCCATGCGATTATTATTATTTCATTTTAACGGCAGGGCTAAGCTCTGAGGTTGCACCCAAATGGTCAGTCACATTAGCAGTTACGCTTGCAGCACCACCGAGCGCTTTCCAAGTGGTTTGACCTTGACCTTGCGCATTGGTTGTTAGCACTTGAGCACCTAAGTACTGTTCTGCTTCTTGGCTGTTCGCTTGACGGTTGGCAAAGAATTCAACGTGATAACGCTGATTTGGTTGCCCTTGGACGGTCGCTGTAATTTGTCCTTTGCTATAGCTTAAACGTGGCGCTTGGATATTTTGGTTTGGCATCGCATTACAGCCTTGCTCATTTGGCTGTGTACAGGTTTTTTGCAATTTCGCTGGCTCAATTACGACACCACCACCACGAGAACCCACAAAGCCCGCATGTTCTAAAGCAGGTACTGCAAATACAATCGCACCTAAACGCTGGTCAGGTACACATGAACCACCTGCTTCACAACGCTTAATATCTTTACCGTTGTCCCAAATTGCGTTTTTAGTGAGTGTGGTACGTGCATTGGCATCTTTTTCTGAACGAACTGCAATCCCGATACGGTTACCGTGTACTTTGTTGCTGTCAAAGATGTTGCCATCACCAGTTAAGTTAAAGCCAATTGAGTTATTGGTCAGTTCGTTGTACGCAACGTAATTACGTTTACCCCAGTTAATTTGCAGACCATCTGAGTAGTTTTCAAACTTATTGCCCACCACTGCATTGTCATTGCCCCAAAGGATTTCAATGCCCTGAGATGGCTCTGGATTGGCTTTAGTTGAGGTAAATAGGTTATTGGCAACAAGGTTGAATGCCGCACCACGCGTCAGTTCTAGTCCATCACCATTATCTACAAACAAGTTGTTCAAGACTTTGTTGTTATTGGTGGTGGTAGAGGTTGGGTTGCCTTTGCCATCATCACCCGTCAACATTACGCCTGAACCACCGTAGTTATTGCTGATCCGGTTGTGTTGGATCAGGTTGTTACTTGAACGGTTAATTAAGACCCCAATACAGAAACGGTGAATGTCTAGACCTTTTAATGTCACGCCATTTACATCTTGTAAAACCAGACCCGGTAAAGTCATGGTACGTACGTTAGTCCCATACTGTTCTGGATTTGCACCTGGGCAGGCTTTCGCGCCTTCCCCTTTAATGTAGTTCGAACCATCAATGGCAATAAACTCACCTGTTTTATCCCATTGCGTACCAATAATTTTCACCGAAGATTTAATCGGAGGTAAAGGCTGGTTCAGCTTAATGACATAAGGAGCTTTGCCAACGGCTTGAATTTGAATTTCATTTTCTTGTGCAGCATTGGCATTGGACTGCTCAATTGCCCAACGTAAAGAGCCTTTGTTACTATCGTCCTGATAGCGGTCAACCATATAAGTTTCTGCACTGGCAACACCTGAAGCAGCCAAACTTAATACCAGTGTGGTTAAACGTAAAGTTGATGATTTCATGTTCAAATCCTTTTATATCTTGAAGTCTTAAGGTGTAGGCTGCACAGTTTTAAGGAACTGTTTAAGTTGGGTCACATCAATTTGACCCGGTGCAGATGCCTCACCAATCATGCCGAAACTTAAGCTGCCACCCATGTTTGCCGTTGCAACACGCGAGATTGTGCCCAATTGCCCCATCGACATCGTCAGTAAAGGTTTAGTACTTTTTTGACTCACCGCTAAAGCGGCATTCATTAAGGTCATGACATCTTGTTTAGACTTCGGCATCACTGCAATTTTCAGAATGTCTGCACCCATTTGGTCTTGTTTCAGCAAACGGTTTTCAATTTCTTGTTGTTCTGGCGTTTTATTAAAATCGTGATTCGACATGATCACTAATACATGTTTATCGTGCGCCAATTTGGTTAACTTCGCAACGCTGCCAGCATCACGGAACATCTCGATATCCAGCAACTGCATAAACGGTGCTTTTAAATATTCACGGTAAATCTTTTCATAATCTTGATCGGATACCGTCATTTTTCCACCTTCGTTATGGGTACGAATGGTTGCAATGAGCGGTTTGTCTTTCAAAATTTGATTGAGTTGCTGACCAAGTGAGATAACTTTCTTCGTGTCAGCAGAAAATTCGAGTAAATCAATACGAAACTCAGCAAGGTCTGCATCTGGATTAGCTGCAATCACTTTGGCTTGTGCAATGGCTTGTTCAGCAGTTTTTGCCGTAATCGGTACGATAGTTTTAACAGGTAAGTCGCCAATGTTGATGTTTTTCACCACATAATGCTGGGTGCTTAATGGCATAGCCTCGGCTGCAAATGTAGATGGCATTGCTGCAAGTACAGCACTGCTTAAACAAAATTGAATCGCTAATTTTTTGATCGTAATCATTACAGTTCCTTGTATTTTCAATACTATTGCTTGACTTCAGTCATAAGCCGCAAACATACGTGGGATTCATGCAATGGGACATGGAACCCCCACGTATAAACTTCTATCTATTGACTCGTGCAGGATGTCCTGCACCAAGCCTTGGGGAGTTTAGATATCTAAAAACACGGTTTCATCTTCGCCTTGAATGCGAATATCAAAGCGATAAACCACTTCACCATCACGTTCTTCACGCTTAGCAATAAGCGTCTGACGACGTGGCGCCCACTCAATACCTTTCAGCACTGGATCTTGCGCATTGGCTTCGGCTTCATCATCAAAATAGACACGAGTGTTCAAACCCATGTTGATACCGCGAGCAAAGATGATTAATGCAATGTGTGGCGCTTGAGTTGTACCTTTGCGTCCTGGCACTGCACCTGGTTTAATGGTGTTGAAACTCCAGAAACCTGTGTCAAAGTCTGCGCCAGTACGTCCCCAACCCAAAAAGTTTGGATCCGCCTGTTTACCTTGACTATCAGCAGCACTTGGATATACGCCATTGGCATCGGCCTGCCAAATTTCGATTAAAACATCGCGTAATGGCAAACCTAAACCGTCAAATACTTGACCTTCCAGGCGAATACGCTCGCCTAAAGTGCCTTCTTTAACCAACTGGTTATTAAAATTATTTTCAAACACTTCAATGTTGGCTTGTTTTGGTAACAAACCAATGTGTACATATGGCCCACCTGTTTGAGATGGTGTTTCATGTAATTCCTGAAAATTCCAATTGTTCATGTTGTTCTCCCTGAATTAAGTCAAATCATTTTCGAAATAAGTCGCACGACGACCACGTAACGTGATGTCAAAGCGGTAACAACGGCTGTCTGCTTCAATGAAATTGCTCTTGTCTTCTAAAGCAATCAATGCACGACGTTGTTCTTCCGAAGGAATGGTTTTAATAATTGGACATGAATCAATCAGCGTATCGCCTTCAAAATAGAATTGAGAAATTAAACGCTGTGCCCAACCATCTGCAATCAATGAGAAGTGAATATGTGCTGGACGCCATTCATTGATACGGTTACGCCATGGGTAAGGACCTGGTTTGATGGTGCGGAATACGAAGTAACCATTGGCATCGGTCATCATGCGACCACAACCACCAAAGTTTGGATCCATCGCACCAATAAACTGGTCATTCGGATGACGGTAACGACCTGATGCATTGGCTTGCCATACTTCAAGTAAGGCATTTTTAACTGGGCGACCAAACTGGTCACGTACATAACCATGCACAATAATGCGCTCACCAATTGGCAAACCTGCTTTGGCATAGTTCAAGATCAAATCATTATCTTTAGGGCCAAACTGTTCGGCACTAAAATGTGGTGCAGTTACTTCAGTTAAAGTTTCTGCAATTGAAATCAAAGCATTCTTTGGCGAGCGTAAGACACTGGTTTTATAGCCGGGTGTATACGCTGGCGGATGATCATCGGTATTACGTTGTGCGTATGCACCTAAAATAAGTTGCGACATGTGGCGTCCCTCTTAAACTCGTTCCATTACTCTTGATTGGTTTGTTCTTGGTTTAACTGCTTTTCACTCAGCTTTTGGGGTGCGATACCCAAATCTGCAAAAACCTCTTCTGCCATATGCATCGCTGCATTTGCCGCAGGTAAACCTGCATACAGCGAACAATGTAAAATCAACTCTTTTAAATCGTCTTTGGTCACACCATTGTTAAAACAAGCACGTAAATGCATACGCAATTCATCTTCACGGCCCAGTGCCAATAACACTGCAATAGTGACTAAGCTACGGGTATGGCGTGGCATGCCCGGTCTGGACCAGACTTCGCCCCACGCAAAACGACTGATAAAGTTTTGAAAGTCAGCATTAAAATCATTCAAGTTCTCAAGTGAACGACCGACATGCTTTTCACCCAACACTTCAGTGCGTACGGTGATTCCTTGTTCATAGCGTTGTTCATCATTCATGGGAGAAACCTCAATTAAGTTGCATCGGTATGTGCAACAAGTGATTTAACAAAAATAGCGACTGCTGCTGCCGTTGCAGGAATCATCAGCAAGCTTAGAATTGCGGTAAATGACCAGTCATTGCCGAGTAAAACTGCTCCAATCCAAGCTCCGAATACAGCACCAAAACGACCAATCCCTGACATCCAAGCCACACCCGTTGCACGGCACTGTGTTGGATAGAAACGTGCACTTAAAGCAGGCATTGAAGATTGCGCACCATTAATCGCGATACCTGCACATAACACCAAGATTGCAAGTAAAGTTGGATTGGCTAAGCTCTGCCCGACTGCCACAGCAAACAAACCTGCAACCATGTAGAAACCCGCAATAATTCGGTTTGGATTGAAACGGTCCATTGCCCAGCCAATGAATAAGGCACTGAGTACGCCACCAAACTGGAATAAGCCACCAATAAATGCTGCACGCTCTAAAGTTGCCCCTGTCTCACGCATTAAGGTTGGTAACCAGCTGGTCAACAGGTAAATCATGACCAAGCCCATGAAATAGGTGAGCCAAAGTAAAACTGTACCTTTGACATATTTGGTCGAGAACAACATGCCAAATACGCCTTTTTTCTCTGCGCCATCAATCTGTTCTTCTGGCACATGAAACTCAGTCACATCCTGAACTTTTTCAGGCGCAATACGTGACAAAATTTGGTGTACTTTGGCGTTATCACGACCTTTCACAATCAAGAAGCGATACGATTCAGGTAAGAAGAAAATCACAAAGAACATTAAGAACAATGGAGACCAGCCACCCAATAAAAATAGGCTATGCCAACCAAATTTCGGAATGAGCCAGCTACTTACAAAGCCACCAGTCGCCATACCCAAGTTGTAACCACAGAACATGCAAGTCACGAGCAGTGAACGTGAACGTTTCGGGCAATACTCAGAGAACAATGTCGTTGCGTTTGGCATTGCTGCACCCAAACCAATACCTGTCAAAAAGCGTAAAACCACCAAGGTATCGAGGTCTGGTGCATAAGCAGAAGCCAATGTGAAACCACCAAAAATCAGCATGGAAACACTTAAAACAATCTTTCGCCCAAAACGGTCAGCCGTCGGACCAGACACCAATGCACCAATAATCATGCCGCCTAATGCTGCACTCATCACTGGACCCAATTGCGAACGGTCAATCCCCCAGTCTTGTGCTAAGGCTGGTGCAATAAATCCCATTGCTGCAGTATCAATACCATCAACAAAAACAATGAAAAAACATACAATTGCGATAAGCCACTGATACTTGCTAATCGGTGCTTCATTAATCAGTGCCTGTGCGTCTATACTCGTTTTTTGAGTAGCGTATTCCTGAGACGCCATACCTGCCTCCTTAGGCTGAAAGTCCTTTTTAAATCCTTAAACTATTGAATCGATCCAATGAATTGACTGAGGGTTTGATTAAACTGCTCAGGTTGTTCAATATTGGAAAGATGCGATGCGTCGATCACCGCCAATTCACTATTTTGAATCTGTTGTTGCATGAACATGCCGTCAGCAACGGTGGTCACAGGGTCAAATGCACCTGCAATCACTAAAGTTGGAATATGAATGTTTTGAATTTCTTGGGTTAAATCTGCATGTGCCAATGCACGGCAAGATTCCGCATAACCCTGTGCTGGCGTTGTTGCTAAAGACTGGATGGTGCGTTGTGCCAAAGCATTATGTTGATAATCAAACTTTTCACTGAACCAACGGGTATGTGTCGTTTTAACCAGATCAGCTAAACCATTGGCAATCACAGCATCTGCTCGAGCATTCCAACCTTCTGCAGTCCAAATTTTGGCTGCTGAATTAGCAACGGTGATGCTATGAAAACGTGCTGCATGATGAATACCCAACCACAAAGCAGTCATTCCCCCCATGGAAATGCCGCAAAAATGGGCTTTTTGAATATTCAAACCATCCAAAATATCTATCACATCTTCAGCAAGGTTTTGCACTGAAGTATGCTCAATCACATCGCTATGACCATGACCACGTGTGTCATAAGTCACTACTTTAAAATGCTGTTCAAATGCTGCAACTTGAGGTTGCCACATGCCTTTGTCTGTGCCGAGTGAATTTGAAAATACAATTACAGGTGCATTTTCTTGACCGCTAATGTGCACAGCCAAACATTTGCCCTGACGATTGGTCATTGTAATATTCACTTTGCCTCTCCTTTTGCTTCCTGCAACACCGCATCAATCTGGTCTTGAATGTTGCCAAGATAAGATTCGGGTTTAAAAATTTCTGAAATCTGAGCTGCACTAAAAAAGGCTTGGACTTGATCCAACTCCACAATCACATCTTTTAAATGCAGACCTTTTTCTACTGCTGTTTTACACGCCGCTTCTACCACATGATGTGCCTGTAAACGCCCCATGTGTGGCGCCAATGCCATCATGACCGCTTCAGCCATAATCAAGCCTTGAGTGCATTCCAAGTTACGCTGCATGTTCTCTGCATTGACTTGCATGCCCTGTAAAACGTCTAAAGTCCGTTCTAAAGCACCTGCACACAGCTGGAATATTTCTGGCACGGCAAGCCATTCCGCATGCCAAGCTCCCAAACTGCGTTCATGCTCTTGCACCATGCTTTGGTACAAACTCGACATCAATACTGGTACACGATTCGCAGCCGCTAAAACCGAAGCTGCTGCAACTGGATTACGTTTATGTGGCATAGTCGAAGAGCCGCCGCGACCTTTTGCCGTTGGTTCAAAGATTTCAGCAATTTCTGTTTGCATCATCAAAGACCAATCACGCGCCATTTTGCCCAAGCTACCTGTCACTATCGCGACAACACTTGCCACTTCGACAATACGGTCACGCTCACCATGCCAAGTGCAACTTGGGACTGAAAGCTGTAACAGTGCTGCATAAGCTTGCACTACGGCATTACCTTGGTTCTGTAAGGATGCCAATGAACCGACTGCACCACCCAACTGAGCGGTAAATACACGTGACTTCATCGCTTCAATACGTGCTAAATCACGATGAAATGCCGATGCCCAGCGCGCTAATTTATGACCTAACGTAATCGGCAAACCTTGCTGCAACCATGTACGACCAATCATGACTTGTGCGCGATACTGTTCAGCTTGAGCCAATGCTGCGCGATAACAGTATTGTATTAAGGCTTCAACATGGTTCATTGCTGCACGGCATTGCAAAATACATGCAGTATCTAGAATGTCCTGACTGGTTGCGCCCCAGTGAACATAACGCGCAGCATCTTCATCGGTTTGTTTGGCAATTGCAGTCAATTGCTTTACAAATGGAATTGCAATATTGCCAGCCAAGCCTGTTGCGACAGCCAAAGCATCAAAATCAATTAGATCCAATGCCGTTGCTGCAATATTTGAAATTGCGGTAGCCGCTGATTCTGGAATAACACCCACCTGAGCCTGTGCTAGTGCCAATGCCACTTCAGCTTGAATCATGTATGAAACCAAAGCACGATCACTGAAAATTTCAGTAACGTCTTTTTGGTAAAATAGGCTGGCATATAACTGGCTCATGTTTGTCTTTCCCTAATCTGCTTTGCTAATCTAATTAAACTCGCTGAATAATCAACGCAATGCCTTGACCGACCCCAATACACATTGAACACAGTGCATAGGTGCCACCTGTTTGCTCTAACTGGTTTAAAGCCGTGGTGACTAAGCGAGCACCTGTAGCACCCAGTGGATGACCAATCGCAATCGCACCACCATTCGGATTCACTTGAGTCGTATCGTCGGCTAAACCCAAATCACGGGTCACCGCCAATGCCTGTGCGGCAAAGGCTTCATTCAACTCAATCACATCCATCTGCTCGATGGTGAGATTGGCTTGTTTTAGTAATTTCTTAATCGCAGGTGCTGGTGCAAAGCCCATGATGCGGGGTTCAACCCCCACAGCCGTAGAGGCAATAATCTTGGCACGGGGTTTAAGCTGGTATTGTTCTACTGCTGCTGCTGAAGCGATGAGTACAGCAGCCGCACCGTCATTGATGCCTGACGCGTTTCCCGCTGTGACGGTGCCTTCTGCTGTAACGACTGGCTTCAGTTTCGCCAAACCTTCTAAAGTGGTCGATGCACGTGGATGTTCATCCGTGTCGATCACAATCGGATCACCCTTACGCTGAGCAATGCTCACCGGAATGATCTCGTGTTTAAAAAAGCCTTGAGCTTGCGCGGTTGCTGTGCGCTTTTGACTCGTCAAGGCAAACTGGTCTTGATCTGCACGATCAATTTTAAATTGTTGCGCCACGTTCTCTGCGGTCTGTGGCATGGTTTCTACACCATACATCGCTTTCAGCTTTGGATTGATAAAACGCCAGCCCATGGTGGTGTCTTCAATCTTCTGGCTGCGCCCATACGCACTTTCCGATTTACCCATCACAAAAGGCGCACGTGACATACTTTCCACACCACCTGCAATAATCAGGTTGGCTTCTTCAGCTTTAATGGCACGAGCAGCAATCGCAATCGCATCTAAAGATGAACCACATAAACGGTTGATGGTGGTGGCAGGCACTTCCACAGGTAAACCTGCCAATAATGCCGACATACGGCCTACATTACGGTTATCTTCACCCGCTTGGTTGGCACAGCCGTAGATCACATCATCCACCTGTGACCAATCCACAGTTGGGTTACGTTGCATTAGGGCTTGAATCGGCAATGCACCCAAGTCATCAGCACGGACTGGCGCGAGTCCACCCGCATAACGACCAAATGGGGTACGGATGGCATCAATGATATATGCGTTTTTCATTCTTACATTTCCAAATTAAAAGCAGTTGTTATCACTGCCACAAATGATGGATTTATTTATTTTGATTTGCGTAGGCAATGCCTCACTTTTGACAGGACAAAAGTGACAAAATCCTTTGTTACTCAGACACAACATCCTTGTTGTGCTGAGTAACAAGGCGACATCCATGTCGCCAGTCACGTGAGCAAATACAAAATTTGGAATCCTTTTCCAGCATTAGCTGGTACCTATCGTCATCAACAACCTGCCCAAATTTTTATCAGGACTGTTTTTGCAATTTGATTTGATCAATGTTCACAGTGAACAGGTTTTGTTGATGACAAGGGTTTTGGTTACTTTTTAAAAAAGTAACCATTACGAGCTTCTTCTATTCGACTTTACTCAGTAAGACTCCGTCATGTCACAGTAAATCTAAAACTTAGTTCGTTGAATCTATTAGCGGTGCACCCGTCATCGCCTGCAATTCAGCAAAGCTCAAACCTTCGACCTTCTCAATCACTTTCAAGCCTTCAGGAGTGACATCAATCACACACAGGTCGGTGTAGATGCGATCGACACATTTCAAACCTGTGGCTGGATAAGTCAGTTCAGCCACAATCTTCGGTTCACCTTGTTTGGTGACATGGTCGGTGGTGAT
This DNA window, taken from Acinetobacter sp. WCHA55, encodes the following:
- the pcaG gene encoding protocatechuate 3,4-dioxygenase subunit alpha, giving the protein MNNWNFQELHETPSQTGGPYVHIGLLPKQANIEVFENNFNNQLVKEGTLGERIRLEGQVFDGLGLPLRDVLIEIWQADANGVYPSAADSQGKQADPNFLGWGRTGADFDTGFWSFNTIKPGAVPGRKGTTQAPHIALIIFARGINMGLNTRVYFDDEAEANAQDPVLKGIEWAPRRQTLIAKREERDGEVVYRFDIRIQGEDETVFLDI
- the aroD gene encoding type I 3-dehydroquinate dehydratase — protein: MITIKKLAIQFCLSSAVLAAMPSTFAAEAMPLSTQHYVVKNINIGDLPVKTIVPITAKTAEQAIAQAKVIAANPDADLAEFRIDLLEFSADTKKVISLGQQLNQILKDKPLIATIRTHNEGGKMTVSDQDYEKIYREYLKAPFMQLLDIEMFRDAGSVAKLTKLAHDKHVLVIMSNHDFNKTPEQQEIENRLLKQDQMGADILKIAVMPKSKQDVMTLMNAALAVSQKSTKPLLTMSMGQLGTISRVATANMGGSLSFGMIGEASAPGQIDVTQLKQFLKTVQPTP
- a CDS encoding MFS transporter produces the protein MASQEYATQKTSIDAQALINEAPISKYQWLIAIVCFFIVFVDGIDTAAMGFIAPALAQDWGIDRSQLGPVMSAALGGMIIGALVSGPTADRFGRKIVLSVSMLIFGGFTLASAYAPDLDTLVVLRFLTGIGLGAAMPNATTLFSEYCPKRSRSLLVTCMFCGYNLGMATGGFVSSWLIPKFGWHSLFLLGGWSPLFLMFFVIFFLPESYRFLIVKGRDNAKVHQILSRIAPEKVQDVTEFHVPEEQIDGAEKKGVFGMLFSTKYVKGTVLLWLTYFMGLVMIYLLTSWLPTLMRETGATLERAAFIGGLFQFGGVLSALFIGWAMDRFNPNRIIAGFYMVAGLFAVAVGQSLANPTLLAILVLCAGIAINGAQSSMPALSARFYPTQCRATGVAWMSGIGRFGAVFGAWIGAVLLGNDWSFTAILSLLMIPATAAAVAIFVKSLVAHTDAT
- a CDS encoding right-handed parallel beta-helix repeat-containing protein; translated protein: MKSSTLRLTTLVLSLAASGVASAETYMVDRYQDDSNKGSLRWAIEQSNANAAQENEIQIQAVGKAPYVIKLNQPLPPIKSSVKIIGTQWDKTGEFIAIDGSNYIKGEGAKACPGANPEQYGTNVRTMTLPGLVLQDVNGVTLKGLDIHRFCIGVLINRSSNNLIQHNRISNNYGGSGVMLTGDDGKGNPTSTTTNNNKVLNNLFVDNGDGLELTRGAAFNLVANNLFTSTKANPEPSQGIEILWGNDNAVVGNKFENYSDGLQINWGKRNYVAYNELTNNSIGFNLTGDGNIFDSNKVHGNRIGIAVRSEKDANARTTLTKNAIWDNGKDIKRCEAGGSCVPDQRLGAIVFAVPALEHAGFVGSRGGGVVIEPAKLQKTCTQPNEQGCNAMPNQNIQAPRLSYSKGQITATVQGQPNQRYHVEFFANRQANSQEAEQYLGAQVLTTNAQGQGQTTWKALGGAASVTANVTDHLGATSELSPAVKMK
- the pcaC gene encoding 4-carboxymuconolactone decarboxylase, which codes for MNDEQRYEQGITVRTEVLGEKHVGRSLENLNDFNADFQNFISRFAWGEVWSRPGMPRHTRSLVTIAVLLALGREDELRMHLRACFNNGVTKDDLKELILHCSLYAGLPAANAAMHMAEEVFADLGIAPQKLSEKQLNQEQTNQE
- the pcaB gene encoding 3-carboxy-cis,cis-muconate cycloisomerase, whose product is MSQLYASLFYQKDVTEIFSDRALVSYMIQAEVALALAQAQVGVIPESAATAISNIAATALDLIDFDALAVATGLAGNIAIPFVKQLTAIAKQTDEDAARYVHWGATSQDILDTACILQCRAAMNHVEALIQYCYRAALAQAEQYRAQVMIGRTWLQQGLPITLGHKLARWASAFHRDLARIEAMKSRVFTAQLGGAVGSLASLQNQGNAVVQAYAALLQLSVPSCTWHGERDRIVEVASVVAIVTGSLGKMARDWSLMMQTEIAEIFEPTAKGRGGSSTMPHKRNPVAAASVLAAANRVPVLMSSLYQSMVQEHERSLGAWHAEWLAVPEIFQLCAGALERTLDVLQGMQVNAENMQRNLECTQGLIMAEAVMMALAPHMGRLQAHHVVEAACKTAVEKGLHLKDVIVELDQVQAFFSAAQISEIFKPESYLGNIQDQIDAVLQEAKGEAK
- the pcaF gene encoding 3-oxoadipyl-CoA thiolase, translated to MKNAYIIDAIRTPFGRYAGGLAPVRADDLGALPIQALMQRNPTVDWSQVDDVIYGCANQAGEDNRNVGRMSALLAGLPVEVPATTINRLCGSSLDAIAIAARAIKAEEANLIIAGGVESMSRAPFVMGKSESAYGRSQKIEDTTMGWRFINPKLKAMYGVETMPQTAENVAQQFKIDRADQDQFALTSQKRTATAQAQGFFKHEIIPVSIAQRKGDPIVIDTDEHPRASTTLEGLAKLKPVVTAEGTVTAGNASGINDGAAAVLIASAAAVEQYQLKPRAKIIASTAVGVEPRIMGFAPAPAIKKLLKQANLTIEQMDVIELNEAFAAQALAVTRDLGLADDTTQVNPNGGAIAIGHPLGATGARLVTTALNQLEQTGGTYALCSMCIGVGQGIALIIQRV
- the pcaH gene encoding protocatechuate 3,4-dioxygenase subunit beta, which produces MSQLILGAYAQRNTDDHPPAYTPGYKTSVLRSPKNALISIAETLTEVTAPHFSAEQFGPKDNDLILNYAKAGLPIGERIIVHGYVRDQFGRPVKNALLEVWQANASGRYRHPNDQFIGAMDPNFGGCGRMMTDANGYFVFRTIKPGPYPWRNRINEWRPAHIHFSLIADGWAQRLISQFYFEGDTLIDSCPIIKTIPSEEQRRALIALEDKSNFIEADSRCYRFDITLRGRRATYFENDLT
- the pcaD gene encoding 3-oxoadipate enol-lactonase, encoding MTNRQGKCLAVHISGQENAPVIVFSNSLGTDKGMWQPQVAAFEQHFKVVTYDTRGHGHSDVIEHTSVQNLAEDVIDILDGLNIQKAHFCGISMGGMTALWLGIHHAARFHSITVANSAAKIWTAEGWNARADAVIANGLADLVKTTHTRWFSEKFDYQHNALAQRTIQSLATTPAQGYAESCRALAHADLTQEIQNIHIPTLVIAGAFDPVTTVADGMFMQQQIQNSELAVIDASHLSNIEQPEQFNQTLSQFIGSIQ